One genomic region from Erythrobacter mangrovi encodes:
- a CDS encoding sigma-70 family RNA polymerase sigma factor: MAESDRTAAQKADFKRELTEVVPHLRAFARGLCGRPDMADDLVQETLLKAWAAQERFQPGTSMRAWTFVILRNAYLTDMRRNRFRGEYDETVAERVLTAPAAQEEPIHLSDMHRALLTLPPERREALLLVGAGGFSYEEAAQICGCAVGTIKSRVGRARATLTAMLEDGSVPQRSINDAGAHRAILEELDMVAAGNGIAAAS, encoded by the coding sequence ATGGCGGAATCCGACCGAACGGCCGCCCAGAAGGCCGACTTCAAGCGCGAGCTGACCGAGGTCGTGCCGCACCTACGTGCCTTCGCACGCGGGCTGTGTGGTCGTCCGGACATGGCCGACGACCTCGTCCAGGAGACCCTGCTCAAGGCCTGGGCGGCGCAGGAACGCTTCCAGCCCGGCACCAGCATGCGCGCCTGGACCTTCGTGATCCTGCGCAACGCCTATCTGACCGATATGCGCCGCAATCGCTTCCGCGGCGAGTATGACGAGACGGTGGCGGAACGGGTGCTGACCGCACCGGCCGCACAGGAAGAGCCAATTCACCTTTCGGACATGCACCGGGCTTTGCTGACGCTGCCACCCGAGCGGCGCGAAGCGCTGCTGTTGGTCGGTGCCGGGGGGTTTTCCTACGAAGAAGCAGCGCAGATCTGCGGTTGTGCGGTGGGGACAATCAAGAGCCGCGTCGGCCGCGCCCGCGCGACGCTTACCGCCATGCTCGAAGATGGCAGCGTGCCGCAGCGCTCGATCAATGACGCGGGTGCACACCGGGCGATCCTCGAGGAACTCGACATGGTCGCTGCAGGCAACGGCATCGCCGCGGCCAGCTAG
- a CDS encoding response regulator, translated as MSLGDQIARNLPYLRRYARALTGSQATGDAFVRATLEAALADDGLKQSLGDGRVPLYRAFNQLWASAYMEVPETVGGNPADDFAQERLRTITPLNRQALLLTTLEDFSIEQAGEIMDLAPERIEQLVQEAVAEIDRESATSVLIIEDEPLISMQLEDLVTALGHEVCGTAATRTQAQEVVASATPGLVLADIQLADGSSGLDAVDDILAISHVPVIFITAYPERLLTGDRPEPTYLVTKPFQEKTVRAAISQALFFGSSRPLG; from the coding sequence ATGTCGCTAGGTGACCAAATTGCCCGCAATCTCCCGTATCTTCGCCGCTATGCCCGCGCCCTGACCGGCTCGCAGGCAACCGGCGATGCCTTCGTTCGCGCCACGCTGGAAGCGGCGCTGGCTGACGATGGTCTGAAGCAATCGCTCGGTGACGGTCGCGTGCCGCTTTACCGGGCCTTCAACCAGCTCTGGGCCAGTGCTTACATGGAAGTTCCCGAAACCGTGGGCGGCAATCCCGCCGACGATTTCGCGCAGGAACGACTCAGGACAATCACTCCGCTCAACCGGCAGGCGCTCCTGCTGACGACGCTTGAGGATTTCTCGATCGAGCAGGCCGGCGAAATCATGGATCTAGCCCCCGAACGGATCGAACAGCTGGTTCAGGAAGCGGTGGCCGAAATCGACCGCGAATCGGCGACCAGCGTGCTGATCATCGAAGACGAACCGCTGATCTCAATGCAGCTGGAAGATCTGGTCACCGCACTGGGACACGAAGTGTGCGGCACCGCTGCAACCCGCACGCAAGCGCAGGAAGTCGTGGCTTCCGCTACGCCCGGCCTGGTCCTGGCCGACATCCAGCTTGCCGATGGTTCTTCGGGGCTCGACGCGGTCGACGATATCCTCGCCATCAGCCACGTGCCGGTGATCTTCATTACCGCCTACCCCGAACGGCTACTGACCGGCGACCGGCCGGAACCGACCTATCTCGTGACCAAGCCATTCCAGGAAAAGACCGTGCGGGCTGCGATCAGCCAGGCGCTGTTCTTCGGATCGAGTCGCCCACTGGGGTAA
- a CDS encoding response regulator produces the protein MATNSSTDALAPLPAHILVVEDDAVLGLAIEQALEDAGVARVEICSSTEQALAALRRSTPNVIVLDVHLADRDDGWAIAELVTTLGPDSPRIIFSTGKPDDIPANVAAMGCIMEKPYDTATLVKVLRQPRRRGIIARLRGL, from the coding sequence ATGGCCACGAACAGCTCCACCGATGCCCTCGCCCCGCTGCCAGCACATATCCTGGTGGTGGAAGACGACGCGGTGCTGGGCCTGGCGATCGAACAGGCGCTGGAAGACGCGGGCGTCGCACGGGTGGAAATCTGCAGTTCCACCGAACAGGCGCTCGCTGCCCTGCGCCGGAGCACGCCCAACGTCATCGTGCTCGACGTCCACCTGGCCGATCGCGACGACGGTTGGGCGATCGCCGAACTGGTCACAACTTTGGGCCCGGATTCGCCGCGGATCATCTTTTCCACTGGCAAGCCGGACGATATTCCCGCGAACGTGGCCGCGATGGGCTGCATCATGGAAAAACCCTACGACACGGCGACGCTGGTCAAGGTGCTGCGCCAACCCCGACGTCGCGGCATCATCGCCCGCCTGCGCGGGCTCTAA
- a CDS encoding CHASE domain-containing protein, whose product MAMTVTSVFAIERGEEERDIADINRRAQAMDSAIERRAFTGASYLRAGAALLSAQSEVSESLFNRFVAELRLDSDYRGSDGIGWAPVLAPDEFEQFNRTLSQRWEGLALQPTLEEQPRDTMVPVLYLQPDTQRNRRAIGFDMYSEPVRREAMDEAARTARPTASGRVVLIQEGGRQDSGFLIYMPVFDTDPGGRKLKGYVYSPFNADHFLEASADLVSYDGFGARLYDVEEGKRTLIAELPGWHSTGLTVEREVMLADRPMILVVQSARDMALSGMSMITLLFGLAVASLLMLVARLLTQQALEDGRSLDMLMEQNSIRNSLTRELNHRVKNTLANVLSIVALTRRRASGLDEFAEGIDARIRALSATHDLLTQSEWGTTPLRSVVEVELAPYARNLDHEIVLEGPVVELAPNDALSLGLALHELATNAAKFGALSVSGGRIEVRWSWQGEGLARIEWIESGGPPVTQTPQRGFGTELIEKIVAHELRHPVDLDFAVGGVRCTLLVPVRRPGEFALRERYADAK is encoded by the coding sequence ATGGCGATGACCGTCACCAGCGTCTTCGCGATCGAGCGGGGCGAGGAAGAACGGGACATTGCCGATATCAATCGCCGGGCGCAGGCGATGGACTCGGCGATCGAACGGCGCGCCTTCACCGGCGCATCCTATTTGCGAGCCGGGGCTGCCCTGCTTTCGGCCCAGAGCGAAGTGTCGGAAAGCCTGTTCAACCGGTTCGTCGCCGAACTGCGGCTTGATTCGGACTATCGCGGATCGGACGGCATCGGCTGGGCGCCGGTGCTGGCACCCGACGAATTCGAACAATTCAACCGCACGCTGTCACAGCGCTGGGAGGGCCTGGCGCTGCAACCGACGCTCGAAGAGCAACCCCGGGACACCATGGTCCCGGTGCTTTACCTGCAGCCTGATACCCAGCGCAATCGCCGCGCCATCGGGTTCGACATGTATTCGGAGCCGGTGCGGCGCGAAGCGATGGACGAGGCCGCGCGAACCGCGCGTCCGACCGCCAGCGGCCGGGTGGTGCTGATCCAGGAGGGCGGACGACAGGATTCCGGCTTCCTCATCTACATGCCCGTCTTCGATACCGACCCGGGTGGGCGGAAGCTCAAGGGCTATGTCTACAGTCCATTCAACGCCGACCATTTCCTCGAAGCCTCGGCTGACCTCGTCAGTTACGACGGATTCGGGGCGCGGCTCTATGACGTCGAGGAGGGCAAGCGCACCCTGATCGCCGAACTGCCCGGTTGGCACTCCACCGGGCTGACCGTCGAACGGGAGGTAATGCTCGCCGATCGGCCGATGATCCTGGTGGTGCAGTCGGCGCGGGACATGGCCCTCTCGGGCATGTCGATGATCACGCTGCTATTCGGCCTGGCAGTGGCCAGCCTGCTGATGCTGGTGGCCCGCCTGCTCACGCAGCAGGCGCTGGAGGACGGCCGCTCGCTCGACATGCTGATGGAGCAGAACTCGATCCGCAATTCGCTGACGCGTGAACTCAACCACCGGGTCAAGAACACGCTGGCCAACGTGTTGTCCATCGTCGCCCTGACCCGCAGGCGGGCAAGCGGGCTTGATGAGTTCGCCGAAGGGATCGACGCGCGGATCCGGGCGCTATCGGCGACCCACGACCTGCTGACCCAATCCGAATGGGGTACCACGCCGCTGCGTTCGGTCGTCGAGGTTGAGCTGGCCCCCTATGCGAGGAACCTCGACCATGAGATCGTGCTCGAAGGCCCAGTGGTGGAACTGGCTCCGAACGATGCCCTGTCGTTGGGGCTTGCCCTGCACGAGCTCGCGACCAATGCCGCGAAGTTCGGCGCGCTGAGTGTTTCCGGGGGACGCATCGAGGTGCGCTGGAGCTGGCAAGGCGAAGGACTGGCGCGGATCGAGTGGATCGAAAGCGGCGGGCCGCCGGTGACCCAGACGCCGCAGCGCGGATTTGGCACCGAACTCATCGAGAAGATCGTTGCGCATGAATTGCGCCACCCGGTCGACCTCGATTTCGCTGTCGGCGGGGTCCGCTGCACGCTGCTTGTACCGGTGCGCCGGCCCGGTGAATTTGCGCTGCGCGAAAGATACGCCGACGCAAAGTAG
- a CDS encoding NepR family anti-sigma factor, giving the protein MSGAHATKPGWAEGLRQLYDSVVEEPLPESFKDLLAKLDSAD; this is encoded by the coding sequence GTGTCCGGCGCGCACGCGACCAAGCCCGGATGGGCCGAAGGGCTGCGCCAACTCTACGACTCGGTCGTGGAGGAGCCGCTGCCCGAAAGTTTCAAGGACCTGCTGGCCAAGCTGGACTCGGCTGACTGA